A region of the Roseiflexus sp. RS-1 genome:
CAAAGACCCCCGCGCCGTGGAGCCGCTCATCGCCGCGCTCAAGGACGAGGAATTGCATGTGCGCTGGGCCGCCGCTGAAGCACTGGTTTCCCTCTATCGTAATGCATCCTTATCGGAGACAGCGAAGCAGACAATACTGGCATATCGCAGTAAGATAACTTCACCACACAGTGATGGGTCATCTTGTGGCGGTCATGATGACAATGGTGGCATCGGCGTGGATTTTCCCTTATGAGCCTGCGCTTCATCGTTCTCACGGGCGGGCCAGGCGGCGGCAAAACCACGTTGGTCGAGGAACTGCTCCGCGACCCTGTCTGGCGCAGTCGGGTCGTCGCCCTGCCGGAGGCCATTTCGCTCACGCGGGGGCTGGGTGTCTCGCCCGCCGAGCCGCGCTTTCAGCGGCTGATGGTTGCCCTGCAAATGGCGCTGGAGAACGCCCTGCGCCGCGCCCTGGGCGATGGTCCGCCGCGCCTGGTACTGTGTCATCGCGGCAGTCTGGATCCGCTGGCCTACTGGCTGGCGCGCGGCTGGGCAGAAGAGGAGTTCTTTGTCTATACTGCCACCACCCGCCAGGAACACTACGCCCGCTACGATGCCGTCATCCATCTGGTCACCGCAGCGGAGGGCGCGCTGCACGCCTATCGGCGCTATCCCGCAGCGCATCGTCCCGAAACGCCCGAGGAGGCGGTGCATCTGGACGGTCTCCTGCGGCGCGTCTGGGGCGGGCATCCGCGCGATGTGTTGATTGACAATGCCGGGCGGGACTGGCCTGCCAAGTCCGCGGCGGCGCGGCAGGCGCTGGAGCAGTGCTGGCAGGAGGCGTTCGAGTGAAAAAAAAAGTGGAAGAAATGAAAAGTCAACGAGATGTGCAAGCGCTAATCGAAGTACTGGGACATGCAAAAGATGAGCAAGTGCGC
Encoded here:
- a CDS encoding AAA family ATPase codes for the protein MSLRFIVLTGGPGGGKTTLVEELLRDPVWRSRVVALPEAISLTRGLGVSPAEPRFQRLMVALQMALENALRRALGDGPPRLVLCHRGSLDPLAYWLARGWAEEEFFVYTATTRQEHYARYDAVIHLVTAAEGALHAYRRYPAAHRPETPEEAVHLDGLLRRVWGGHPRDVLIDNAGRDWPAKSAAARQALEQCWQEAFE